One Littorina saxatilis isolate snail1 linkage group LG14, US_GU_Lsax_2.0, whole genome shotgun sequence genomic region harbors:
- the LOC138946780 gene encoding uncharacterized protein, with protein sequence MHPNFIDMGDSAVIVKPNKKDFLDKAMFKIGSKYGFSMMHDEEQTLMMEPEQRTEHQINTLLYSLQLIQSFCQHPLRIQREIAKHAFFWRVNKKRVIVRQGHEALYYYFVLRGQAIVTEVVHSEKGSYCKTCSILTAGDGFGEKAITEHSKRTGTVTSRSDMQLLILTKKDYISIFVPERFTDGIPEYIKYMAECSWMKGFPIEKMLGDPKKCSARYFRYRTLIVADSTDEDYLYVIRNGRCQVLMLIDSEETSWRDLEPLLKKQLNQSNKYLDVFQAQDKRRMEENRTPLPTSASDMRKGFLPSSAWRKLTILPGTTHESMWNEQEQNQVPSVLNRAIGSAPVSRRNTEIRQHQQRRLTVGSVSFREDNQVSPVLNRAIESAPASRKNTEARDLQQQRFTKGSVSLSEDSLSAHVASSRSKSFRDSREANQAPKAALHKKSTHTRPVSSEQNEDSPRSPSPTRRSPSFQTTRSLAPSPSRKFTTGSLLPDFVKDLSDSTNLSPSRVSFVDDPMESVAEAGLDLTIGKLMEEMMSFADDAGMETIREERRWERSFSLHSEIPVILVGNTGDVVPGGNSNYNSNTENYHINTKGNTNKDNSCNSKDSKSKYKNSKYCDSYSKDSNSKDGARTNASAKGHAGSASNTNKWDQAGGSNFRKGHAARDSKNNTGRGGIKKTNSTRDAGSSASAKWRAGSSFNSKGDEGNKITNTKGDAGTATNKKGKVGRNANNKRDSSTNKKEYAYSINNSNKQKAGSESIRNKGNRSIKGHASSDSRKGDEGANTKGNADKYSNSTGDAGDSGKNEDSGDSSDSTDSSSCRNTTHNRIYHRNNNHTKINENDNSKRKSVNIQPETRENKSTRGRQRKWNPDIIHSPDSFADVVFDGSKISEFSPDLDRIRLSEPFAGASKDSQKTTPDVSGSSFTRSCDFETLTKSNLRRRPRRHYPPPEKKEEISSWAKRRLYTVPLECRPRKRCSSATGKKDPQKIFVEMEILGPGDVFGFDQLNLPLCVKKKTHKVSLVSEGAEVVMIHKRFFVQHANVWVQHAVQGLTRAYPSPEEVQYTRRMHVAWEMYQKKIQEDYNFPNVVVFQPGPTLDPLASLGMRPDTR encoded by the exons ATGCATCCCAACTTTATAGACATGGGCGACAGTGCTGTGATTGTCAAACCCAATAAAAAGGACTTCCTCGACAAGGCGATGTTTAAG ATTGGCAGCAAGTACGGGTTCAGTATGATGCACGACGAGGAGCAGACCCTGATGATGGAGCCTGAGCAGAGGACGGAGCATCAGATTAACACGTTGCTGTACAGCCTGCAGCTCATTCAGTCCTTCTGCCAGCACCCTCTACGCATCCAGCGTGAGATCGCCAAGCACGCCTTCTTCTGGCGCGTCAATAAAAAGCGTGTCATCGTCCGCCAGGGCCATGAGGCGCTTTACTACTACTTCGTCCTGCGTGGCCAAG CCATTGTAACGGAGGTGGTgcactcggagaaaggctcgTACTGTAAGACGTGCTCCATTCTGACGGCGGGGGATGGGTTCGGGGAGAAGGCCATCACCGAACATAGCAAACGCACCGGCACCGTCACCTCACGCTCAGACATGCAGCTCCTTATCCTCACTAAGAAGGACTACATCAGCATCTTCGTGCCGGAGCGGTTCACCGATGGG ATCCCTGAATACATCAAGTACATGGCTGAGTGCAGCTGGATGAAGGGTTTCCCCATCGAGAAGATGCTTGGGGACCCCAAGAAGTGTTCCGCTCGTTACTTCCGTTATCGAACACTCATCGTGGCTGACAGCACCGATGAAGACTACTTGTACGTCATCCGCAACGGAAGGTGCCAGGTGCTGATGCTGATTGACTCCGAGGAGACAAGCTGGAGAGATCTGGAGCCCCTATTGAAGAAGCAACTCAACCAGTCCAACAAATACCTAG ATGTGTTCCAAGCGCAGGACAAGAGGCGGATGGAAGAAAACCGCACACCGCTGCCGACGTCGGCATCGGACATGAGAAAGGGATTCCTTCCATCGTCTGCTTGGAGGAAACTCACAATACTGCCGGGTACCACACATGAGAGCATGTGGAACGAACAAGAACAGAATCAAGTGCCATCAGTGCTGAATAGAGCGATAGGAAGCGCACCAGTGTCGAGGAGAAACACAGAGATAAGACAGCACCAGCAGCGAAGATTAACGGTGGGATCCGTCTCGTTCAGAGAGGACAATCAAGTGTCACCAGTGCTGAATAGAGCGATTGAAAGCGCACCAGCGTCGAGGAAAAACACAGAGGCAAGAGACCTCCAGCAGCAAAGATTCACGAAGGGATCAGTCTCGTTAAGCGAGGACAGCCTGTCCGCCCACGTGGCGTCTTCACGGAGCAAGTCGTTTCGAGACAGCAGAGAAGCAAACCAGGCACCAAAAGCAGCATTACACAAGAAGAGTACACACACCCGACCTGTGTCATCGGAGCAAAACGAGGACAGCCCACGATCACCGTCTCCCACGAGAAGAAGCCCGTCGTTCCAAACGACCAGGTCGTTGGCTCCTTCGCCTTCGAGGAAGTTCACGACAGGCTCTTTATTGCCGGACTTTGTCAAAGATCTCTCAGACTCCACAAACCTGAGTCCCTCCCGCGTGTCCTTCGTAGACGATCCAATGGAATCTGTGGCCGAGGCGGGCCTTGATTTGACGATAGGCAAGCTAATGGAGGAGATGATGAGCTTTGCCGACGACGCGGGCATGGAAACAATAAGAGAGGAGCGGCGCTGGGAGCGTTCCTTCTCTCTACACAGCGAAATCCCTGTTATCTTAGTGGGCAACACCGGGGATGTCGTTCCAGGAGGCAATAGCAATTATAACAGTAACACcgagaactatcacatcaacaCCAAAGGCAATACCAACAAGGACAATAGTTGTAACAGCAAGGACAGTAAGAGCAAGTACAAAAACAGTAAGTACTGTGATAGTTACAGCAAGGACAGTAACAGCAAGGACGGTGCACGCACAAACGCCAGCGCAAAAGGGCATGCAGGCAGTGCCAGCAACACCAACAAATGGGACCAAGCCGGTGGCAGCAATTTCAGAAAGGGGCATGCAGCCAGAGACAGCAAGAACAACACAGGGCGTGGAGGCATCAAGAAGACTAACAGCACACGGGATGCAGGCAGTAGCGCCAGCGCGAAGTGGCGTGCAGGCAGTAGCTTCAACAGCAAGGGGGACGAAGGCAATAAGATTACTAACACCAAAGGAGATGCAGGTACAGCCACCAACAAGAAAGGCAAAGTAGGCAGAAACGCAAACAACAAGCGAGATTCAAGCACTAACAAAAAAGAGTACGCATACAGTATCAACAACAGTAACAAACAGAAAGCAGGCAGTGAAAGCATCCGAAACAAAGGTAATCGCTCTATCAAGGGACACGCAAGCAGCGACAGTCGCAAGGGCGACGAAGGCGCTAACACCAAAGGGAATGCAGACAAATACAGCAACAGCACAGGAGATGCAGGCGATAGTGGGAAGAACGAAGACAGCGGAGACAGCAGTGACTCCACCGACAGCAGTAGCTGCAGGAACACCACGCATAACCGAATATATCACAGAAACAATaaccacacaaaaatcaatGAAAATGACAACAGCAAAAGAAAATCAGTGAATATCCAACCAGAAACCAGAGAGAACAAGTCCACCCGTGGCAGGCAGAGGAAGTGGAATCCAGACATCATTCACAGCCCAGACAGCTTCGCTGACGTGGTTTTCGATGGCTCAAAAATATCCGAGTTCTCCCCCGACTTGGATCGCATTCGGCTATCTGAACCCTTTGCCGGTGCCAGTAAAGATTCTCAAAAAACAACTCCCGACGTCTCAGGATCTTCTTTTACGAGATCTTGCGATTTCGAGACGCTGACCAAATCTAATCTCCGAAGACGACCTCGACGACACTATCCACCacccgaaaaaaaagaagag ATTTCAAGCTGGGCCAAACGGCGATTGTACACGGTACCGCTGGAGTGCCGACCCCGCAAGCGCTGTAGTAGCGCCACTGGCAAGAAGGACCCCCAAAAAATCTTCGTGGAAATGGAAATACTGGGACCTGGGGATGTTTTT GGATTTGATCAGCTCAACTTGCCATTGTGCGTTAAAAAGAAGACACACAAAGTCAGTTTG